The Propionispora hippei DSM 15287 genome includes a window with the following:
- the hisS gene encoding histidine--tRNA ligase encodes MLTTGPRGTKDILPDSSGYWQYIEKTARDVCRSFAYQEIRTPVFEHTELFLRGIGETTDIVEKEMYTFTDRGGRSLTLRPENTAATVRSFLENKLYAGPLPAKLFYMGPMFRYDRPQAGRYRQFHQFGIEALGAKGPAVDAEIIILAVTFFQRLGLNDLKLYINSVGCPECRPVYRRRLQDFLADKLPELCSDCQSRFDRNPMRILDCKKETCTKLSAGAPEVIDCLCDECRDHFSQLKVLLTAAGIDYQLNPRLVRGLDYYTKTAFEIQYAPLGAQSAVCGGGRYDGLVAECGGQPTPGIGLAIGLERVMLALEKQNLLPATTGDIDVFVAPMGKDMQSYAFRLLCDLRQAGLYADMDYMDRSIKAQLKHANKYPARYVAIVGETEMADGKVMLKNMHSGEQELVAVADVTGKIQRETEE; translated from the coding sequence ATGTTGACAACAGGTCCGCGCGGTACAAAAGATATTTTGCCGGATTCCAGCGGGTATTGGCAATATATCGAAAAAACAGCGCGTGATGTATGCCGTTCTTTTGCGTATCAGGAAATCCGTACGCCGGTTTTTGAGCATACGGAGCTTTTTCTTCGCGGTATTGGTGAAACTACGGATATCGTGGAAAAGGAAATGTACACCTTTACCGACCGGGGGGGACGAAGCCTGACCTTGCGTCCCGAGAATACGGCGGCAACAGTCCGTTCCTTTCTGGAGAACAAGCTGTATGCCGGACCCTTGCCGGCTAAGTTGTTTTATATGGGACCTATGTTCCGGTATGACCGACCGCAGGCAGGGCGTTACCGCCAGTTTCATCAGTTTGGCATAGAGGCTTTGGGGGCCAAAGGGCCAGCGGTGGATGCGGAAATTATCATCTTGGCCGTAACCTTCTTTCAACGGCTGGGCCTTAATGATTTAAAACTGTATATTAACTCGGTAGGTTGTCCGGAATGCCGTCCTGTCTACCGTAGAAGACTGCAGGACTTTTTAGCGGATAAATTGCCGGAATTGTGTTCCGACTGTCAGTCGCGGTTTGACCGTAACCCGATGCGAATACTGGATTGCAAGAAGGAGACCTGCACTAAGCTGTCGGCCGGTGCGCCGGAAGTGATTGATTGCCTATGCGACGAATGCCGGGACCACTTTTCTCAGTTAAAAGTGCTGCTTACCGCAGCCGGTATTGATTATCAATTAAATCCGAGACTGGTGCGGGGTCTTGACTATTATACAAAAACCGCCTTTGAGATTCAGTATGCGCCGCTGGGAGCACAGAGCGCCGTATGCGGCGGTGGCCGTTATGACGGTCTGGTTGCCGAGTGCGGCGGACAGCCGACGCCGGGCATTGGCCTGGCTATTGGCCTGGAACGGGTTATGCTGGCCTTGGAAAAGCAAAACCTATTGCCGGCTACTACCGGCGATATCGATGTTTTTGTAGCACCCATGGGTAAAGACATGCAAAGTTATGCCTTCCGCCTGTTGTGCGATTTGCGGCAGGCCGGTCTCTATGCCGATATGGACTATATGGACAGAAGCATCAAGGCGCAACTGAAACATGCTAATAAGTATCCGGCCCGATATGTTGCGATTGTTGGCGAAACAGAAATGGCTGATGGCAAGGTAATGTTAAAAAATATGCACAGCGGCGAGCAGGAACTGGTTGCTGTGGCTGACGTTACAGGCAAGATTCAAAGAGAGACGGAGGAATAA